Proteins from a single region of Hydra vulgaris chromosome 12, alternate assembly HydraT2T_AEP:
- the LOC136087911 gene encoding uncharacterized protein LOC136087911 translates to MWNFPHAIGAIDGKHIVMQAPHNSGLEYFNYKKTHSIVLLAVCNAKYEFTMVDIGDSGRQSDGSVFNNCSLGYAIENNKLNIPDPEKIGNSDKILPYVLVADDDFGLKRHMMKPYPNQNILLKQKIFNYRLSRARRVIEKTFGIATSRFRIFRRPIIANLEKVILITQAIVALHNFLMKKSSANNYLYCPTNYTDIDGPAGF, encoded by the coding sequence atGTGGAATTTTCCGCATGCTATAGGTGCAATAGATGGCAAGCACATTGTTATGCAAGCTCCTCATAATAGCGGATTAGAGTATTTTAACTATAAGAAAACGCATAGCATAGTTCTTCTAGCTGTTTGTAATGCTAAATACGAATTTACTATGGTAGACATTGGTGACTCTGGAAGGCAGAGTGATGgtagtgtttttaataactgcAGTCTTGGTTAtgcaattgaaaataataaattgaatattCCTGATCCAGAAAAAATTGGTAACTCAGATAAAATACTACCGTACGTTTTAGTTGCTGACGATGATTTTGGTTTAAAAAGGCACATGATGAAACCATATCCCAatcaaaacattcttttaaaacaaaaaatatttaattacagaCTTTCAAGAGCCAGAAGGGTTATAGAAAAAACATTTGGTATTGCTACATCACGTTTTCGAATTTTTCGCAGACCAATTATTGCTAATCtcgaaaaagttattttaattacacaAGCGATTGTAGCCTTACACAACtttctaatgaaaaaaagttcagCAAACAATTATCTCTACTGCCCCACAAATTACACTGATATCGACGGTCCTGCTGGATTTTGA